One part of the Clostridium thermosuccinogenes genome encodes these proteins:
- a CDS encoding carbohydrate ABC transporter permease, which produces MRKRYSLFNIVNTIFLGFVALLTMFPFLIVLAVSFTDERSIAKNGFRLIPEKWSLNAYRLLFDGTVIFDAYKITTIVTVTGTVLSVLITSMMAYSLSRKNLKYRNVINMIVYIPMVFSGGLVPFYMVLLKLHLKDNILGLILPILFNPFFMFLMLNSFRGVPDAVIESAKIDGAGEFKIYRSIAIYLALPGIATITLFYALNYWNEWNLALLLINEPKLYPLQYLLRMVLQRVTYVGQAAMTANVSEIPAESTKMATVIVTIGPILLVYPFVQKYFIRGITIGAIKG; this is translated from the coding sequence ATGAGAAAACGGTATAGTCTTTTTAATATAGTAAATACGATATTTCTGGGGTTTGTGGCATTGCTGACCATGTTTCCTTTCCTGATAGTTTTGGCAGTTTCCTTTACTGATGAAAGAAGCATCGCTAAGAACGGCTTCCGACTTATACCGGAAAAATGGTCTTTGAATGCGTATAGACTCCTCTTTGACGGAACTGTAATTTTTGATGCATATAAAATAACAACTATTGTTACGGTCACAGGAACGGTCCTGTCGGTGCTGATCACTTCGATGATGGCATATTCGTTATCAAGAAAGAATTTAAAATACCGCAATGTGATAAACATGATTGTTTATATACCCATGGTTTTTTCAGGAGGACTTGTACCTTTTTATATGGTTCTGTTGAAGCTTCACCTGAAAGACAATATCCTGGGGCTCATATTGCCAATTCTTTTCAATCCGTTTTTTATGTTCCTGATGCTGAATTCCTTCAGAGGGGTTCCTGATGCGGTGATTGAATCGGCAAAAATAGACGGAGCGGGAGAATTCAAAATATACCGCAGCATTGCGATATATTTGGCACTGCCGGGTATTGCGACAATTACATTGTTTTATGCTCTGAACTATTGGAATGAGTGGAACCTGGCACTATTGCTGATTAACGAACCAAAACTTTATCCGCTTCAATACCTTCTGAGGATGGTTCTGCAGAGGGTTACATATGTGGGGCAGGCTGCAATGACAGCCAATGTATCCGAAATACCTGCAGAATCTACAAAGATGGCTACTGTAATTGTAACCATTGGTCCCATACTGCTTGTATACCCCTTTGTCCAGAAATATTTTATCAGGGGTATAACCATTGGGGCAATAAAAGGCTAG